A section of the Stenotrophomonas sp. 364 genome encodes:
- the gcvP gene encoding aminomethyl-transferring glycine dehydrogenase codes for MPAMSQNTSVPRAPSLRELEHSHAFVERHIGPNDAEIAQMLDVVGHASLDALTDAIVPAGIKSPAALALPESLTEVQALAKIRAIADKNQVFRTFIGQGYYGTLTPNVILRNVLENPAWYTAYTPYQAEISQGRMEALINFQTLCADLTGMEIANASLLDEATAAAEAMTLAKRSAKSKSDTFFVHDAVHPQTLELLRTRAEPMGIVLRVGTPAEAMEAEAYGVLLQYPDTFGHVGDYKALADAVHARGGLVAVATDLLALTLIAAPGEWGADIVVGNSQRFGVPFGFGGPHAAFMACRDAYKRSMPGRLIGVSVDAQGNAAYRLTLQTREQHIRREKATSNICTAQVLLAVMASMYAVYHGPEGLTRIARRTHRLAAILASALRAAGVNVGEHFFDTLHVKDIDAKAIHAKAAAARINLRAIDSEAVGISLDETTTREDIVALGQLFGATVDVDALDARTADALPAGLVRTSAFLTHPVFNTHHSEHELLRYLRSLADKDLAMDRTMIPLGSCTMKLNATAEMIPVTWPEFADIHPLAPADQATGYKELIESLEAMLVECTGYDAVSLQPNSGAQGEYAGLLAIRAYHRSRGDDHRDVCLIPDSAHGTNPASAQMCGMKVVVTKTDANGNVDVEDIRVNAEKYSDRLAAIMMTYPSTHGVFEEEVVEICEIIHKHGGQVYTDGANMNALVGVAKPGKWGSDVSHLNLHKTFCIPHGGGGPGVGPCAVKSHLAPFLPGKLGDNGPVGMVSAASFGSASILPISWMYITLMGTAGLRKATQVALLNANYIATRLAPHFKTLYTGRNGLVAHECILDVRPLEKTSGIAAEDVAKRLIDFGFHAPTLSFPVAGTLMVEPTESESLHELDRFINAMIQIREEIAAIEDGRLDREDNPLKHAPHTATAVSASEWAHAYPRELAAFPLASLRQQKYWPPVARVDNVYGDKNVMCACIPVDAYKEDEGVEV; via the coding sequence ATGCCAGCCATGTCCCAGAATACTTCCGTCCCGCGTGCCCCTTCCCTGCGCGAGCTTGAACACAGCCACGCGTTCGTCGAACGCCACATCGGCCCCAACGACGCCGAAATCGCGCAGATGCTCGACGTGGTTGGCCACGCCTCGCTGGACGCACTGACCGATGCGATCGTGCCCGCCGGGATCAAGTCGCCGGCGGCGCTGGCATTGCCCGAGTCGCTGACCGAAGTGCAGGCACTGGCGAAGATCCGCGCCATCGCCGACAAGAACCAGGTGTTCCGCACCTTCATCGGCCAGGGCTACTACGGCACGCTCACCCCGAACGTGATCCTGCGCAACGTGCTGGAAAACCCGGCGTGGTACACCGCCTACACCCCGTACCAGGCCGAGATTTCGCAGGGCCGCATGGAAGCGCTGATCAACTTCCAGACCCTGTGCGCCGACCTGACCGGCATGGAAATTGCCAACGCCTCGCTGCTGGACGAAGCCACCGCGGCAGCGGAAGCGATGACCCTGGCCAAGCGTTCGGCCAAGAGCAAGTCCGACACCTTCTTCGTGCACGACGCGGTGCACCCGCAGACGCTGGAACTGCTGCGCACGCGCGCCGAGCCGATGGGCATCGTGCTGCGCGTGGGCACCCCGGCCGAGGCCATGGAAGCAGAAGCCTACGGCGTGCTGCTGCAGTACCCGGACACCTTCGGCCATGTGGGTGACTACAAGGCGCTGGCCGATGCCGTGCACGCGCGCGGTGGCCTGGTTGCCGTGGCCACCGACCTGCTGGCACTGACCCTGATCGCCGCCCCCGGCGAATGGGGCGCGGACATCGTGGTGGGCAACTCGCAGCGGTTCGGCGTCCCGTTCGGTTTCGGTGGCCCGCATGCCGCGTTCATGGCCTGCCGCGACGCCTACAAGCGCTCGATGCCGGGCCGCCTGATCGGCGTGTCGGTCGACGCCCAGGGCAACGCGGCCTACCGCCTCACCCTGCAGACCCGCGAGCAGCACATCCGCCGCGAGAAGGCCACCTCCAACATCTGCACCGCGCAGGTGCTGCTGGCAGTGATGGCCTCGATGTACGCGGTGTACCACGGTCCGGAGGGCCTGACCCGGATCGCCCGCCGCACCCACCGCCTGGCCGCGATCCTGGCCAGTGCGCTGCGCGCTGCCGGCGTCAACGTGGGCGAGCACTTCTTCGACACCCTGCACGTCAAGGACATCGATGCCAAGGCGATCCACGCCAAGGCCGCCGCCGCGCGCATCAACCTGCGCGCGATCGACAGCGAAGCGGTTGGCATCAGCCTGGATGAAACCACCACCCGCGAGGACATCGTGGCCCTGGGCCAGCTGTTCGGTGCCACGGTGGACGTGGATGCCCTGGACGCCCGCACCGCCGACGCGCTGCCGGCCGGCCTGGTGCGCACCAGCGCATTCCTGACCCACCCGGTGTTCAACACCCACCACAGCGAACACGAACTGCTGCGCTACCTGCGTTCGCTGGCGGACAAGGACCTGGCCATGGATCGCACCATGATCCCGCTGGGCAGCTGCACCATGAAGCTCAACGCCACCGCCGAGATGATTCCGGTGACCTGGCCGGAGTTCGCCGACATCCACCCGCTGGCCCCGGCCGACCAGGCCACCGGCTACAAGGAACTGATCGAGAGCCTGGAGGCGATGCTGGTGGAATGCACCGGCTACGACGCGGTGAGCCTGCAGCCCAACTCGGGCGCGCAGGGCGAGTACGCCGGCCTGCTGGCGATCCGCGCCTACCACCGCTCGCGCGGTGACGACCACCGTGACGTGTGCCTGATCCCGGATTCGGCGCACGGCACCAACCCGGCGTCCGCGCAGATGTGCGGCATGAAGGTGGTGGTGACCAAGACCGACGCCAACGGCAACGTCGATGTGGAAGACATCCGCGTCAACGCCGAGAAGTACAGCGACCGCCTGGCCGCGATCATGATGACCTACCCGTCCACGCACGGCGTGTTCGAGGAAGAGGTGGTGGAGATCTGCGAGATCATCCACAAGCACGGCGGCCAGGTGTACACCGACGGCGCCAACATGAACGCGCTGGTCGGCGTGGCCAAGCCCGGCAAGTGGGGCTCGGACGTGTCGCACCTGAACCTGCACAAGACCTTCTGCATTCCGCACGGCGGCGGCGGCCCGGGCGTGGGCCCGTGTGCGGTCAAGTCGCACCTGGCGCCGTTCCTGCCGGGCAAGCTGGGCGACAACGGCCCGGTGGGCATGGTCAGCGCGGCCAGCTTCGGCAGCGCCTCGATCCTGCCGATCAGCTGGATGTACATCACCCTGATGGGCACCGCCGGTCTGCGCAAGGCCACCCAGGTGGCGCTGCTCAACGCCAACTACATCGCCACCCGCCTGGCCCCGCACTTCAAGACCCTGTACACCGGCCGCAACGGGCTGGTGGCACACGAGTGCATCCTGGACGTACGCCCGCTGGAGAAGACCTCCGGCATTGCCGCCGAGGACGTGGCCAAGCGTCTGATCGACTTCGGCTTCCACGCCCCGACCCTGAGCTTCCCGGTGGCCGGCACGCTGATGGTGGAACCGACCGAAAGCGAATCGCTGCACGAGCTGGACCGCTTCATCAACGCGATGATTCAGATCCGCGAGGAGATCGCCGCGATCGAAGACGGCCGCCTGGACCGCGAGGACAACCCGCTCAAGCACGCCCCGCATACCGCCACCGCGGTGTCGGCCAGCGAGTGGGCGCATGCCTACCCGCGTGAGCTGGCGGCCTTCCCGCTGGCCAGCCTGCGCCAGCAGAAGTACTGGCCGCCGGTAGCGCGCGTGGACAACGTGTACGGCGACAAGAACGTGATGTGTGCGTGCATCCCCGTGGATGCGTACAAGGAAGACGAGGGCGTGGAGGTCTAA
- a CDS encoding multidrug effflux MFS transporter: MTPASPSTRRLALLLAGLAMFGPFSIDTIFPAFLLLGERMQVDQVAVQQTISVYLLFYGLMSLAHGPLSDAFGRKRVIIGGLVLFIGASIGCALSRDMTTLLVFRALQGVTAGVGVIVGRAVIRDLYHGADAQRLMSQVSMIFGVAPAIAPIIGGWILLGGGDWPLIFWFLVLFGVILLLATGKWLPETHPVEARTPLSMRALLRSYLRMGSNPRLLRLAAAGAFNFSGIFLYIASAPVFVMQHLKLGEGGFAWLFIPTIGGMTMGSFLSGRMAGRLTAQRQIGIGFGLCAVSAALNLGYVLAVPQIMLPWAVLPIFLGGVGMALIFPILALAVLDMYPHQRGLASSMQMFIQLMINTVVAGVVSPLLSAKPLHLALGYAGFFAVGASFWYWERHCEQRRAVLTPIE; this comes from the coding sequence ATGACGCCCGCCTCGCCCTCGACCCGCCGCCTGGCCCTGCTGCTTGCAGGCCTGGCGATGTTCGGTCCGTTCTCGATCGACACCATTTTCCCGGCCTTCCTGCTGCTGGGCGAGCGCATGCAGGTGGACCAGGTGGCGGTGCAGCAGACCATCAGCGTGTACCTGCTGTTCTACGGCCTGATGAGCCTGGCGCACGGCCCGCTGTCCGATGCGTTCGGGCGCAAGCGGGTAATCATCGGCGGGCTGGTGCTGTTCATCGGCGCCTCGATCGGCTGCGCGCTGTCGCGCGACATGACCACGCTGCTGGTGTTCCGCGCGCTGCAGGGCGTCACCGCCGGGGTCGGGGTGATCGTCGGCCGTGCGGTGATCCGTGACCTGTACCACGGGGCCGACGCACAGCGGCTGATGAGCCAGGTGTCGATGATCTTCGGCGTGGCCCCGGCGATCGCGCCGATCATCGGCGGCTGGATCCTGCTTGGCGGGGGCGACTGGCCGCTGATTTTCTGGTTCCTGGTGCTGTTCGGGGTAATCCTGCTGCTGGCCACGGGCAAGTGGCTGCCCGAAACCCACCCGGTGGAGGCACGCACGCCGTTGTCGATGCGCGCACTGCTGCGCAGCTACCTGCGCATGGGCTCCAACCCGCGCCTGTTGCGGCTGGCGGCGGCCGGTGCGTTCAACTTCTCCGGCATATTCCTGTACATCGCCTCGGCGCCGGTGTTCGTCATGCAGCACCTCAAGCTGGGCGAGGGCGGCTTTGCGTGGCTGTTCATCCCCACCATCGGCGGAATGACGATGGGCTCGTTCCTGTCCGGGCGCATGGCCGGGCGCCTGACCGCGCAGCGCCAGATCGGCATCGGCTTCGGCCTGTGCGCGGTCTCGGCGGCCCTCAACCTCGGCTATGTGCTCGCGGTGCCGCAGATCATGCTGCCGTGGGCGGTGCTGCCGATCTTCCTCGGTGGCGTGGGCATGGCGCTGATCTTCCCGATCCTGGCGCTGGCGGTGCTGGACATGTACCCGCACCAGCGCGGGCTGGCCTCGTCGATGCAGATGTTCATCCAGCTGATGATCAACACCGTGGTGGCCGGTGTGGTCTCGCCGCTGCTCAGTGCCAAGCCGCTGCATCTTGCGCTGGGCTATGCCGGCTTCTTCGCCGTGGGGGCCAGTTTCTGGTACTGGGAACGCCACTGCGAACAACGCCGTGCGGTGCTGACCCCGATCGAATGA
- a CDS encoding M2 family metallopeptidase — MNHRPLLLALAVSAAALTLAACQKETTPADAPAAAAATPTETADQFIARVNAEYKAMYPEMTSAQWLSSTYINEDSERVAAKANERWLTVLNGWITQAGTYDGKPMSEDTKRQIHLLKLMTSMPAPRDPAKLSELTRIASRMEGAYGAGRYCTDDANPATCRQLGDLEQVLARSRDYDKQLDAWQGWHATTKPMRADYQRFVGLVNEGAKEMGFADAGQMWRSGYDMPPEQIGPETDRLWEQVKPMYEQLHCYARTKLDTTYGKDKAETEGGLIAAHLLGNMWQQDWSNLWDQLEPYPGAGSLDITAALEKQYQTNLSGALAKAGGNSATVEAQFKAQREAELRTAKQMTERAQDFYVSLGMPALPKSYWDKTQFIKPLDRDVVCHASAWDMNMDGDVRTKMCIKPTEENFTTIYHELGHIYYDLAYNPLPPLFQGGANDGFHEAIGDTIVLAMTPQYLNSIGLVDKPQESREATINAQMRMALSGVSFLPFGLMIDRWRWGVFDGSITPDHYNQAWWDLKAKYQGVAPVGARGEEFFDPGAKYHVPGNTPYTRYFLARILQFQFYKGLCDASGYKGPLHQCSFYGNKEAGQKFWAMLSKGASQPWQATLREITGGDKLDAGPMIEYFTPVNDWLKQQNQGQMCGWKAPAATAAAAPAATAPAAR, encoded by the coding sequence GTGAACCACCGCCCGCTCCTGCTGGCCCTGGCTGTCAGTGCTGCCGCACTGACGCTGGCGGCCTGCCAGAAGGAAACGACCCCGGCCGATGCCCCCGCCGCGGCTGCTGCCACCCCGACCGAAACCGCGGACCAGTTCATCGCCCGCGTCAACGCCGAGTACAAGGCCATGTACCCGGAAATGACCTCGGCACAGTGGCTCTCCTCGACCTACATCAACGAGGATTCCGAGCGCGTGGCGGCCAAGGCCAACGAACGCTGGCTCACCGTCCTCAACGGCTGGATCACCCAGGCCGGCACGTATGACGGCAAGCCCATGAGCGAGGATACCAAGCGCCAGATCCACCTCCTCAAACTCATGACCTCCATGCCCGCCCCGCGCGACCCGGCCAAGCTCTCCGAGCTCACCCGCATCGCCAGCCGCATGGAAGGCGCCTACGGCGCGGGCAGGTACTGCACCGATGATGCCAACCCCGCCACCTGCCGCCAGCTTGGCGACCTCGAACAGGTCCTCGCCCGCAGCCGCGACTATGACAAACAGCTTGACGCCTGGCAGGGCTGGCACGCCACCACCAAACCCATGCGCGCCGACTACCAGCGCTTCGTCGGCCTCGTCAACGAAGGTGCCAAGGAAATGGGCTTCGCCGACGCCGGCCAGATGTGGCGCAGCGGCTACGACATGCCCCCCGAGCAGATCGGCCCGGAAACCGACCGCCTGTGGGAACAGGTCAAGCCCATGTACGAACAGCTGCACTGCTACGCCCGTACCAAGCTTGACACCACCTACGGCAAGGACAAGGCCGAAACCGAGGGTGGCCTGATCGCCGCCCACCTGCTCGGCAACATGTGGCAGCAGGACTGGTCCAACCTCTGGGACCAGCTGGAGCCGTATCCCGGCGCCGGCAGCCTGGACATCACCGCCGCACTGGAAAAGCAGTACCAGACCAACCTCAGCGGCGCGCTGGCCAAGGCCGGTGGCAATAGCGCCACCGTCGAAGCGCAGTTCAAGGCGCAGCGCGAGGCCGAACTGCGTACCGCCAAGCAGATGACCGAACGTGCGCAGGACTTCTACGTCTCCCTCGGCATGCCCGCGCTGCCCAAGTCGTACTGGGACAAGACCCAGTTCATCAAGCCGCTGGACCGCGACGTGGTCTGCCATGCCAGCGCCTGGGACATGAACATGGATGGCGACGTGCGCACCAAGATGTGCATCAAGCCTACCGAAGAGAACTTCACCACCATCTACCACGAGCTGGGCCACATCTATTACGACCTGGCCTACAACCCGCTGCCGCCGCTGTTCCAGGGCGGTGCCAACGATGGCTTCCACGAAGCGATCGGCGACACCATCGTGCTGGCGATGACCCCGCAGTACCTCAACTCCATCGGCCTGGTCGACAAGCCGCAGGAAAGCCGCGAGGCCACCATCAACGCGCAGATGCGCATGGCCCTCAGCGGCGTGTCGTTCCTGCCGTTCGGCCTGATGATCGACCGCTGGCGCTGGGGCGTGTTCGACGGCTCCATCACCCCGGACCACTACAACCAGGCATGGTGGGACCTGAAGGCCAAGTACCAGGGCGTGGCCCCGGTGGGCGCGCGCGGTGAGGAGTTCTTCGATCCGGGTGCCAAGTACCACGTGCCGGGCAACACCCCGTACACCCGCTACTTCCTGGCGCGCATCCTGCAGTTCCAGTTCTACAAGGGCCTGTGCGATGCCTCCGGCTACAAGGGCCCGCTGCACCAGTGCAGCTTCTACGGCAACAAGGAAGCCGGGCAGAAGTTCTGGGCGATGCTGAGCAAGGGTGCCAGCCAGCCGTGGCAGGCCACGCTGCGTGAGATCACCGGTGGCGACAAGCTCGATGCGGGTCCGATGATCGAGTACTTCACCCCGGTCAACGACTGGTTGAAGCAGCAGAACCAGGGCCAGATGTGCGGCTGGAAGGCACCGGCGGCCACCGCCGCGGCCGCCCCGGCCGCGACCGCACCGGCGGCACGCTGA